The following proteins are co-located in the Nomia melanderi isolate GNS246 chromosome 1, iyNomMela1, whole genome shotgun sequence genome:
- the LOC116428544 gene encoding ADP-ribose pyrophosphatase, mitochondrial — protein MHINIVRMIHYKCRQSFYASSNVKRFEVPDSKVPWNVEFLNYKPVKYTASVLVGKPWADPEIGESSFEPKWNSLDGHVNRKSFTGNYIINEEGYPLNPIGRTGIIGRGLLGRWGPNHAADPIVTRWKRNISEALEINKCSNKPILQFVAIQRRDSGEWAIPGGMVDPGETISTTLKREFMEEAMNSMEKDKPSREELERSLKGFFEKGEEIYTGYVDDPRNTDNAWMETVASNFHDKDGSILGQLTLIAGDDARNVKWMDIDSKLNLYASHNDFIQKTVQKHNAHW, from the exons ATGCATATAAACATAGTCAGAATGATACATTATAAATGTAGACAAAGTTTTTATGCTTCTAGTAACGTAAAACGGTTCGAAGTACCTGACAGCAAAGTGCCATGGAAtgtcgaatttttaaattataaaccaGTAAAATATACCGCTTCGGTACTTGTAGGTAAACCTTGGGCGGATCCGGAAATTGGAGAAAGTTCATTCGAACCAAAATGGAATTCTCTTGATG GTCATGTCAATCGTAAAAGTTTCACTGGcaattacattataaatgaagAGGGTTATCCTTTAAATCCTATCGGTCGTACCGGTATTATTGGACGCGGCCTCTTAGGACGATGGGGTCCAAATCATGCAGCAGATCCAATTGTAACACGTTGGAAACGAAATATTTCCGAAGCGTTGGAAATAAACAAATGTTCAAACAAACCGATTTTGCAATTTGTTGCAATACAAAGACGAGATTCTGGAGAATGGGCTATACCTGGTGGTATGGTTGATCCAGGAGAAACTATATCGACCACTCTTAAGAGAGAATTTATGGAAGAAGCCATGAATTCTATGGAAAAAGATAAACCATCGAGAGAAGAATTGGAAAGATCCCTCAAAGGTTTTTTTGAGAAAGGGGAAGAAATCTATACAGGATATGTAGATGACCCTAGAAATACAGACAACGCATGGATGGAAACTGTAGCTTCAAATTTTCATGACAAAGATGGTAGTATTCTTGGACAGTTAACTTTAATTGCTGGAGATGATGCACGTAATGTTAAATGGATGGATATTGATAGCAAGTTAAATCTGTATGCTAGTCATAATGACTTTATACAGAAGACAGTACAAAAACATAACGCACATTGGTGA
- the LOC116428542 gene encoding uncharacterized protein LOC116428542 yields MWKFVTRGIRETFERRACRTNVYSQTSQDNTKNEVKTNLTCNHKFFTPTISVFSKRFCGSTKANDFKDKNEDSKWNPKHTWTEAVGWSSVLAIGWVVCEALCLRRRFFEKETDPIKNKLYQYSETRVSYLLDQVLNLRPKHILPVNCAGDNKKKYVQEETQTEWETDKPFGPITIEEALKKATEEFANTHKVVTGEFELFYGLKALEEKRYKDAMKHFAAGAKLSSAASMFNLGLCYELGLGTLADQTKAAKYYNDAAEQDHADAIYNLGVFYAQGRGNFPVDSDKARNYFIRAAKLGQSQAQHALDLEKRHYQSVQNESNKIYGNESENTVKCLQNTKDINHILKKLTNYSNVLNTHLHMETVENSDYKQNGAKAKNSTDIFLDLLGISESNILPVSLERDKFSVPC; encoded by the exons ATGTGGAAATTCGTTACTCGTGGAATTCGCGAAACTTTCGAACGTCGTGCATGCCGTACGAATGTTTATTCACAAACATCGCAAGATAATACAAAGAATGAGGTTAAAACCAATTTGACGTGCAATCACAAGTTTTTTACACCAACCATTTCGGTTTTTAGTAAACGATTTTGCGGATCCACTAAAGCCAATGATTTTAAGGACAAAAATGAAGATTCCAAGTGGAATCCAAAACATACTTGGACCGAAGCTGTAGGATGG TCCAGCGTTTTAGCTATTGGATGGGTGGTATGCGAAGCATTATGTCTTCGTAGAAGATTTTTTGAGAAGGAAACAGATCCTATAAAAAACAAGCTATATCAGTACTCAGAAACACGCGTTTCATATCTACTTGATCAAGTACTAAATTTAAGACCAAAACATATTCTACCTGTTAACTGTGCTGGagacaataaaaagaaatatgttcAAGAAGAAACACAGACAGAATGGGAAACAGATAAACCATTTGGACCGATTACCATTGAAGAG GCCCTCAAAAAAGCCACTGAAGAATTTGCTAATACTCACAAAGTAGTTACTGGTGAATTCGAACTTTTTTATGGACTTAAAGCTTTAGAAGAAAAACGTTACAAAGATGCAATGAAGCATTTTGCTGCTGGTGCAAAGTTATCGTCTGCTGCTAGTATGTTTAATTTGGGTTTATGTTATGAACTAGGCCTTGGAACATTAGCTGATCAAACAAAG gCTGCAAAATATTACAATGATGCAGCAGAACAAGACCATGCAGATGCTATATATAATTTAGGGGTTTTCTATGCACAAGGTAGAGGCAATTTTCCAGTAGATTCTGATAAAGCtcgtaattatttcattagagCAGCTAAATTAGGACAAAGTCAGGCACAGCATGCTCTAGATTTAGAGAAACGCCATTATCAGTCAGTTCAAaatgaatctaataaaatatatggaaACGAAAGTGAAAATACCGTTAAATGTTTGCAAAATACTAAGGATATAAATCATATTCTTAAGAAATTGACTAATTATAGTAATGTGTTAAATACGCATTTACATATGGAAACTGTAGAAAATTCTGATTACAAGCAAAATGGAGCAAAAGCTAAGAATTCAACAGACATATTTTTAGATCTGCTGGGTATAAGTGAATCAAATATATTACCTGTTTCATTGGAAAGAGATAAGTTTAGTGTGCCATGTTAA